The Musa acuminata AAA Group cultivar baxijiao chromosome BXJ1-8, Cavendish_Baxijiao_AAA, whole genome shotgun sequence genomic sequence TATTCCCACTTGCATGTTTAGTCTGAGAATCCAAAGTGGGAtgtgtgctttgtaataattagaaTTACTTCCTATATGTAGGTGGAAAGAAGCAAAGTTAAGCAAAAAGTTATAGTACCCAATCTGTAATTGGTTTTACATGATCTTGCCTGCATCACACATCACTTCCTGAGCAAAACATCAAATTTAGGAAatgaataattttaatattttgctaATTAGTCATAGATCAACATAATATTATGATGTCAAACTGTGTTACTGGAATGTTCCATCACATAGATTTGCAACCCAAGTTTGGAATGTGGTATAGCATCAAATGAATTGTGCAGGCACTTTGCGCACCTCAACTTTCTTTAAACTTGCATTATGGTATCAGTTCTTTTCTTATGTCTTGTTAATTGTAGGGCCTGGCAATATCTTGTTTTGTCCTTCTTTGTTCTGTTTCAACTGCTAGAGTGTAAAGAGGATTAAACTTTTGACTTGAATTTGTCTGGCTTTATGAACTTAGATACCAGTCAATCCAGTGCAAAAGAATATTAGAAAAGGATCTTGATGGAAGGAGATGATGTCTGGAGTTGTGTGCAAAATGTTGACCATGCTTGGCATCTTGTCAGAGCCTTATTTGTTCCTGTTGTGGAGGCTACTAGAAAGCTATAAAAGCATCCATTGAGTTGTATTGAATTGTACATAGGGAAAGAACAGAAGCAACAACAGCACAGGAATGTGAATTGATGGATTAGGATGAGAGGAAGGGAGAATATTTTTGCTGATATGTGTCATCTACCTCACACCAAACAGCTGTCCATTGGGATGTACACCAACAGCTCTTCTCATTTCtctctaaatttatttttagctACTACTTTTCTGCCACTTGAATTTACTAGATCTCCATTGTGCAATCCAGTTGGTTGGATGTGTTGCATCATAAAGATGGATGATGAGGGCTCCTGTAGTGAAATAATCAAAACTCACATGGGTTtgatgcttgtttctgaagagaaGTGAGATGTGGGATTGGAAGAACTTTGACTTggatgcttgtttctaaagaaacATGAACTGGGGGAGAGAAGAACTTGAGCTGTCTTGGCAGCAGAAAACAAGGGGTAAAGAGATTTCAGCACAATTTAATTCACTCTTTTAAGACCTGCATCTAATTCTCATCCACAACACCAAGTTGGTCATAGAGTACATTAATGTTACACTGCTACATTTATTTGCCATATTAGTGTCACCATCTCTGTAAATTGTGTCATTTTTTGTTCCAATACTTAAATGTACATTTGCCATATTAATGTGCTGTCTCTGTAAATTATAGGCCATTTTTTTTGTTCAAAAGCTTCTCATGCAAAAATGCATGCATGTGGCAAATTATAAATCCTCAAAGATCTTCTCCATCATCCATTCATGGGCTTTGCATGTTATTTTAATTCATGATGCTCTCCCTTGATTCTCTGATGCAAATTAGATTGAAGGGATGAAGGAAAAGTAGGTGTTCCTTTTATTTCATCGGAGCAAGCATGGAATGATAACTTCAAGGGAGTCAAACCTCAACCAAGAAAAATGGAATTGGGTTGGAAACACTAGAATTCTCCACTGCAGTCTTCTCCATCTCAAGTCAACAAGGGAACAAAGCAGCGGCCACCGCATTGCTCAATATTAATGGTGTGCTCACTGTCCAAGAACATGTATTAAAATGCTCTCTTCTCAAAGCCAATTACCTTCTTATCTTTTCCCCCAGCTGATAGAGCTATATTCGAACAGGGAAAGTGTTCTCTGGGCAACGTGACGAGGGGACCAAGGCAAAAAAGCtttttgccttcttcttcttcctctaagCCCTTTCAGTGGACCTCATAATTCTATCTGGCAATGGCCCCTACCATGTACCAGAAGGATGCAAAAGTGACTGAGAACACAGTGGAAAGCATATAGAGGCCATCACTGGTGGGTACTGTTTATGTTTGCAAGGCTTCAACAAGCAGCAGGAAGGAAAGAGAAAACTAGCAGAAAAATATTCTGCAGAATATGTGCATCTCCAACCGTCGTTTCTCTTTCTTGGCTTCTTTACCTCATGAACGGTTGTAGAAGTTCGTTCTTATGCCTTGGATTGCAGGGGGGCTTTTTGTGGTTTGTAGCGGAGTTTTGACTCGCCCAATAGATGTGCTTCTCGAGTTTGGAGAAAGAAAGCACGAAGCAGAAGGTTTGAACTCTCGAGGAAGCGAGGCCTGCAAGCTCCTTTTTTTGCTGCTGCTTACGGCGCATGCATGCCATGGGGCATTAtgacaagaagcaaaacatgattgacatctctttctctttttctctctctttgtttaGAATAGAAAAAGTATGAAGCAATTGCATTTTGcataaaatctctctctctctctctctctctctctctctctttctctctatctatctatctatctatctacctaCTTTTGTTAGTTGTTGTAACCTGACACAAATCGACTGTAGTAACTCTAGCCATAATAAAACTTGCAGCTGCTCACAGAGGTTAAAGAAAGAGAAACTAATATGCTATCTTAGCTGGTTGATAATGACATCTTCAGCATCTATAACATATAATTGAAGCTCCATATCTCAAACAAATCCAATAAAGATTAGATGATGAATGGGGCACGTACTAGTGATGTGCCATCTCCAACAAACAGCCCACTGCTTGCGTCGGTTGTCCTAATAATGCCATCTCCCAACTCAGGAAACAAGCAAGCAACACCAACTCTTATTCTACAGGCTGATAAGCTAGCTAGAGGACCATGGAAGAATGGATAGTGACAAATGCATCTTCTGATGTTGGACCAAATCCAACAGTCTTAAAGAACATATAGAACCAAGTCCAATCTTGTAACATAAAAGCATTTTGGTGATTTAGGTTCTGAGATGAGCTCAAAGCAAGAGGAGTTGATGCAGTCAGATCTCCATGCCACTCCATGTGATGTGACTTTAATGTTGGTGCATTTCTAATTTGCATCATCATGCAAGCAGCCCCTGGAGCTGCCAAGCAGATCCAGgtcaaagaagaaagagaaggttTCGTTCATGGAAGTAGTAAATAAAGGCCATGGCAAGTGGTGGAGATGGTGCTTCTCTTCATGGTCATTCATGCCACTGAGCACTAAATTATGGAAAGGAGCTTTCTTTTTGGTGGAATACATGTATTTAATGCTTTCCTCCACCCTGTCCTTGGAGTTGTGTGTGCCTTTTACCCAGAACTTGGATTTGCTTTCTCACCCTCTTGTCTCTGCTTTTTTATGCTTCCCTTCCTGCCAAAGGTGGTGTTGTTGGATATGATCACCTCACTCAGGCTACAGCTAGTACCACCACCCCTTCCTGCCGTTCAGCTCGATCCCACCCATGCCATGGAAGATGCTGAGCTCCATGGATTTGCCTAGCGGCGGTGgtggtgttgctgctgctgcgcAGGCTCATGGGATCAACAGGCAGCACGTCCAGGCGGCCATTGTGAAGGCAGCTGAGCTGAGGGCGCTCCACGCGGCGCTGCTCCAAGGTGGCTCCGGCGGCAGCCCCGCCGCGGTGAGGTTGCCCGCCGGTGCTTCCCCTTCCGTTTCTCGCGGAGCTAGCCAGTTCACGGTACCTGAAGATTACCCGGTCTTCACGCCGGTGAGTTCTTGCCGCTCATCTGATTCGGCTTTTGCGCCGCTCTTGCTTGTAAAGTTTTGGTTTTTCTGTCGAGTGTACCGTTCTCCAGTGAGGAAGGTGGCATTTTGTTACATGCTTTCTTGATCGATTGGGGGGCATGTCATGGCATCTCTTGACAGATTCTTGCTGATTCCTTTGTTTCTTGTTGGATCAATGACGTTGAGCTAACATTACTCCTTTCTAACCAAGTTTATTGATCTCAGTGAGTGTTTTGGTTACGGTACGGATTTGAAGCACTTGGGCTTCTGCTAGCTTCCAGGGTTTCTGCATCCCCTTCAGTCTTGTTCTAATCACATTTTAATGGATTATACTATCACTGTATTGTATTCCCCATAGGAGCTGTGGGAGTAACAGTGTGTCTTGGTTTCTTTATTTGGATTCTTGCATGTATGATGTGTAGTTGAATCATCTTATTATTGCCTTCGATTCTTTGGCTGAATGGTTATTTGCTAGTTTACCAAAAGTTCATTACAGCTTGATGAGTGGTTAAAGTGTTTGCTAGATAACAATTACAAGCTTTTGGTGGCTTTTCTCATTAGATTGTCTTCATGTATGGAAATGAAACAAGGAACAAAATAAACTCTGAGGAAAGGAAACCAAAAGCAACAAAAGTGAATACCAATGAGTAACAAATGGTCTGCATGACTTAACAAGAGGGCAAAATTGTTACTTTTTGAGAGGACAGCCTTAGTTTTGAAGCAAACCTTTAGCTGAGAAAATAATCTCATAGTTTTGAACCTCTCTTTTTAATGTTTCTATTTCATGTCCTATTGTGAGTATTTAAATTACCTGCATTAACCCAAGAGGAAGCACCTGTGTGGTTGTCTCTTTATGGTTCTTTACATGCTTAGAAATCCATGCAAAAGAATGAGAGAGCTGtgttgtcacggccttagctggaattgcctaaggcgtgaggcacccttgcggccaagacgcgaacttagcttgcgttgcctaggtTGCGAGGTAcctttgcggcaaagacgcgaacttagcttgccttgcctaagtcgcgcttcgcccttgcgatattgctccgtaaagatcagcccacttgcaacctctcgcaggtccctaaggacctgtaaaagagaaagttgattagttcgaaagaacgagcgacggacaagtcccgacgtctcgcgaaagggggaagctttacaagcaattcagcgagcaccttgcatgcacaagagaaaagagggagagggggaaaacaagagctttagagggttgaacgaatagctgcaagtccacaaacagctgctcaccgggtgccgggcgcgacaacaagttcccgtcaagataacgcgcgaacttgcgaaaggttgttcaacgcccaacactatatcgaagccccatccagccttgtgccacccgaggggttccaaggggctgagatgactAACGTTTTGGTGAACGGAAGcggactgcagaaaacagcccgtggcacacgaaaacagagctgttttgggctgttttgctcggttcggtgagcggtcgctttgtagcgttgcaacttgttcgaatttacatttttacaagcaaaatgactcaaaactaaggcaaaacatgctgtcaagctgctgtacatgtagatgagagtgacgaacggttcgttgaacggagttgttgcgggtgcgcgacgaccgttcgtgacagtgtgTTATCTGTTCTCTCTCAAAGTAGGAACTGTCTTGCAATTGTTTGAATGGATAGATTGGACTACTAATGTCCTAGTTTTGTTAATGTCGCTTTACATCCTCTTGCTCTCACTTATCTTTGTTTTCCcttatttttctataaatcagCATATTTACTATCTTGCCGAACCTTTCACAACACCAAGATTGATCTGTGTTAGTTTTCCCAATTTCAGGTTGATGAACATCATCCTTGTCCCAAAATACACTCATGCAAACATGAGCATACTATATGTCATGAATCTTGATGGTGCTCTCGACTCAGTTTCTCCTCTTTAATCAATTTGTGAGGATCTTGAGAGTATCAGAATATTTATTAACCTTGGTAGCTctttaatttttgactcatttatGTTATCCTTTGAGTTGACTTTGACCAATTCATGCAATGCAATATCTAAGCTTCTCCCAATTCCTTCTACCAATTAGTATGGTCATGTGAAGGAGTGAGATCGATCAGTTCCTGAAGCTATTCTAATTAAAAGGGCCGCATTTTGGTTAATTTTCCATCTATTGTAGAAGAAATATGATTTTACATCTTTCTGGTTATTGTAGAGGAAATATGATTTTACATTTTCCTGGTTACCGTAGAGGAAACATGAGTGCACTAGAAATATTTTGTAATTTATTATCATCTATCTTGATCCTCTGTTGTACATAGATACTAGACGAGAATGAATGCCAGCATGAAACAAGTTACTCACTACATTCcttttttatcttatttattgGACATGCTTCTAGAGCAAAATTATGAAACAATTACTCTTAAATTGTGTTTTTATAGGATTCTCATGctggaatgttaaaattattcaaTTTGGTAATTTCCTGTAAGTTTCTGGTCTATTTTCAGAACATTTCACTGAGTTACTGGGGATTATACTGATTGTTAGATAAAACTGATAACATTCTAATTGCTCAAAAAAGAAGTGCTATTTGGAACCATGCTTCCAGGATTGTTGTCAATTGCTTTTCTATTCAATTTGTTTCATTGTCTGGTTTGTCAAATAATCTTCCCTTCTTTATTGAGATTTCCAACAGAGTTATGAAGAGGATCCCCTGCCCGGATACCACTATTTTCATCCGGAGAATAGAAGCTTATCGCAAATCTGGAATGAAATCGGTCTGGAAGAAGGAAAAGATAGTGAAGCAGTTGCCTTTGTTAATAGAAGTACGAATAAGCTTTCTCCATCAATCAGTGAACTGCACATTCCCTCTGCAATTGAGAATGTATCCAATGGAACCTCATGCGCTAACCATATGCCCCCGCTGCAAGCCTCTTCTGAAGCTGATGATGTCAAGTCCTTGGGTAGAAGAACAGAATCTGGAGAATATACAACAGTCTTGACAAACGATACATGCAACCAAGAAACTGTAAACATGGAAGTGGGTGGTGATCGGAAGAACCTCAAGAATGCCAAGAGCACAGATGTCTCACACGATCCCGAGCAATCTGTAAAGACACACATAAAACACAGAGGGTCAGGTCTTTCATGGTTGTTTCCAAAATCAAAAAGGAAATCCAAGCCGGAGATGTCACCGAAAATGATGGAATCTGAGGGCATGTCCCAAATTTTGAAGGAATGGGGGGTTCTATCACTGGAATCGCTGAAGAAGGAGCTCCTCGAGGCCAATGAAAACAGGGATGCTGCACTGGCAGAAGTCTCAGAGATGAGGTCCTCATTGGGAGAGCTGCAACAGAAGCTAGTCAGTTTAGAAGCATATTGTGCAGAGCTGAAGAAGGCCTTAAAACATGGTATGCATCCAAAGAGTTCCCAGATTTCGGACAGATCTAATTTGTCAAAGAGAACAAAGGCCATGAGCAGCAACAGAGACAATTCGATGCCTGTGAGCCAAGAGGTAATGGTTGAGGGTTTCTTGCAGATAGTTTCAGAAGCCAGGCTCTCAGTCAAGCAGTTCTGCAAGATGCTCATCCACCAGATTGAGGAATCCGATGATGATCTGCCAGAGAAACTAAATTTGCTTCTCCAGCCACATCAGATGGCACTGATCACTGGTAAGTACTCAAAAGGAGTTATCTATCATTTGGAAGCATTCGTAAACCAAACTCTATATCAGGATTTCGAGAACTGTGTGTTCCATAAGAATGGTTGTCCAAAATTTCTGGATCCCCGGGAAGAGTGCAGGGAGAACTTCTCATCTTTTGTTGGGCTTCGGAATTTGAGCTGGAACGAGGTGTTGCAGAAAGGGACCAAGTACTACAGTGAGGATTTCAGCAGGTTTTGCGATCAAAAAATGAGCTGCATTGTTTCCATGCTTGATTGGTCAGCGCCATGGCCTGAGCAGCTTCTGCAATGCTTCTTTATCGCTGCCAAGTGTATTTGGTTGCTCCATTTACTGGCCTTTTCCTTCAGCCCACCCTTGACGATCTTGCGTGTCGAGGAAGATCGTGAATTCAATCCCCTCTACATGGAGGATATTCCCTTGGACAGGCACAGACCGCAAGGCGCTACCCGAGTTAAGATCATGGTGATGCCGGGATTCTATGTTCAAGATAGGGTGCTGAAGTGCAGGGTCCTCTGCAGGCATGGTTCTGTACCATAATCATTCGTTCCAAagaattcttttctttttctttagcacCACATTTCGGCTTTCTGGAGTGATCAAAATTGATATTTCATCTCCATAACTGCATgcttctcttttaatctctcttctCGAGTACAGTTTGTAATATCCAACTAACCACAAGTGACCATTTGGAGAACTTGTAGTGGATCCTGTCATAATTATGaacaactaaagaaattttatcaCAGTTACCTGATCGATTCATTGGATTGTGAATTGGTAAAAATATAGAGTTACCGGATGTCAACTATGATATTTGTCTGGTTTACACTAAAACTACTGCTTGTTCCAATATATAAAATGAAATAACATTTATTTATTTCAGGTAATTATTACCTGATAACATCCATGCTTAAGTGAGCAGATGAGGCCAATGAACACAGAGAACAGTAAACTTTTTGCTCAAGATCTTCCAAAGACGGCCAAAGTTTCGCAGCTCCAGCTCTCCTAGATTTTGATCCTAGAAATCGATGAGAAAAAAAGTGGGCAGAAGACAAGATTTTTCTTTCAGAAGTCTCTGAAACGATTGAATAAAGCAGAATAAAAAACCTTTAAAACTTGGTGAGAATAGAACTGCTATAAGTCAACGCAAATGGAGaaacaaaaaggaagaaaacactatCTGCAGGCAGGAGCTCACCGATGTGAAATTTTCTTTCCAtaagaattttcttttccttttctttctaaaaGACATAAATCAATTGAAGAAACAAATAGCTAAAGCTCCAATATCAGAAAAAAATTTATAGTTCGCGTATATACTGAAATGTCAGTCATGAAGCTGCTTATGTTGAGTGCAGTGTTGTGAGCATCCATGGAGGTTTTGGTGGGTGTTGTGCTAATGTTCTTCCTCACTCAGAATCTGTTCCACAAGTCCTTAAAAGATCGAGACCATATCCATCGACTTACTGCGATCTATTCAGGTTGTAGATGTTCCCAACGAGAAAGGCCACCAAAAGAATCAACAGTTATTTACCTGATTGAACTGTTTGATGCAATAGCTTTCTTCCAAGCACCTTTGTGCTTCTAATATCCAGTCATGGAAAATTTGATGTAGCTCAATAAGAATCGTCAAAGCTATTCATTCTTGATGGCATCATCTATAAATATAACAGGTGCATATTAGAAGGAAGACGAAGGTATCGGGAGAAAAAGACTGTGCTTTGCTAGCCGGGTTATCTTCTAATCTCTGCCATTGTTTCTTTGCATCTTCCAGTTTTGGGATTAAAGCTGCTGATGTGTTGAAGAAAAGTTTAGGATTCTGTCCTCTTCAGGCCACGCACAGTAGATGAGAGTTGACTTTTGTTTAGCTCTAGAGGGTTGAACTGTCCTCAAAGTCAAACATAAGCAGCAATAGGACACGAAGATCGGAGTTGCTTTCTCATATTTTTCACACGTTATTCAACTTTGTTTGAGGAAGAAATCGAAAAATACATATTTCTAATTTTTGTAGGCCACGGGGGATGAGGGTTGACCTTGGCCAAGGGTCAAACGTGAGCAGCAGCATGTGAACACGACGATTGGGATTGCATTGTCATATCGTTcacaatttcttcttgaaaataatTATAAGCTGATAACTCAAAGTAGCAAGTCAAATCTGGTAGCTGATAACTCAACTGATGCAACAAGTACTACTCCATATCACTATTTCTCACTGTACAAACCTCCAAATCAAACTAAAAACCTCAGAAAATACAAataaaaaacaacaacaaaatagATTAAGCTATGTAAAACATTTTATCCTTTCTCGCACTCTTTGCAGATTGGAACCACTAGAACTGGCAGAGAGTTCTTGTTCACTGCTGGCCCAAAGGCAGCAGCTCACCGGAGCACATTGGAGGGTAGATGATTGGCTCGAGTGACTGCAAAGACCGGACAACCTCAATGATCGAGGGTCGCTTCTCAGGCAAAATAGCAGTGCAGCGAAGAGCAAGCTCCAGTACTTCCAACATGTCTCGCTGTGCCGTGTCAGAGATCTTAGGATCCAGTATTTGTGGAGCTCCATTGGTCATGTTTACTTTCCTTCTTACTAACTTGACGACGTCGAGCATCTCTCGAGCTTCTGGCTGCTCAGCCGGCCTTCCGGTGATGAGTTCCAGTAGCACAAccccgaagctgtacacgtccATTTCCTCTGATGGTTTCTTGCTGCTGCAACCATACTCTGCAACCATTAGCAGCATACATTATCATGCAGTTTCCAGTGCCAACTGCTTATAATGAAGCAAGGCAATGTTCTTGGCATCTATAGCAAGTAGATCTTGTTGTTACAATTTCAGCTAAAGGAAATTATATTAACCATTACTAGAGTGCAGTGCATTACGTCTGTAGCATAAAAGAGACTCATCTACTATTTCAGTCAAGAACATCATGTGGCTGTAATTTGTATGTCATCAATGTTATTGTGATTTCAATCCACTTCAGTACAATTGATGCAAGAAGAGTAAAGGCATCTCATGATTAAATTGGCTTGACATCGAAAGAACTGCAAGCAATGTTTTCTCACATTATATAGCTTACCTGGAGGCACATAGCAGTAGCTACCCAACTCGGAAGCTACTGATGATTTGTATGAGGTCTCCCCAATCACACGATCAAGGCCAAAATCGGATACCTTTGGCTCAAAATCATCTCCAATGAGAATATTGTTAGATTTCATGTTCCTGTGAAGTATCTGCGAGACATAATCTTTGTGAAGGTAGAGTAATCCTTGTGCAGATCCAATTGCCAGTTTGAGGCGAAGACTCCACTCGAACGAAAAACCCGGTCGACGAAGAGCATCTCCTAAGCTCCCCTTTCGCAGGTACTCGAAGATGAGAAGAATGGTGCCTTTGGAGTAACAAAAGCCCAACAGCTTGGTCAGGTTCCGGTGCCTGGCCTTTGCCAGTATCTTGATCTCCGACTTCACCTTTCTGAAAGATAAATTACTGGAGTTCAGCAATCTCTTGACTGCAACAAATTCTCCCCCTAGTAGCTGGACGACATGAACTTTGCCGAAAGTTCCTTCACCGATTGCATTTTTCTCGACTAAAGCCATCAGCAGTTCCTCCTCTGTGATCCTGAGAGGATAAAAGAACACCGATTTCCATGTACATGGATTCGACTTGCTTCGAGACAACCTATATACCACATACAGTCCTGCAGTTAATACCATGAAACCAACAGCAATGGACATCACGATTACTGCCCAAATCAATCTGTTGGTGTTGAATCTCTGCCTTCCCGGTGGCACATTGCATGGATTAGGCAACCCAGGTCCACACAAGCCTGGATTCCCCTGTAGAAATGAAGCTGGAAGACCAGAAACCAGAGAAGGTGGAACACTTCCTGATAGCTGATTGAAAGAAACATTGAACAGAGCAAGTTTCAAGTTTTGAAGCTCCAATGGGATCTCGCCACTGAGTTTATTGTTGGAAATGTCGATGTACGTCAACACCGGCAAATGTCCAAGAGAAGGTGGGATGTTCCCGGTGAAACTGTTGTCTGCCAAGGATAAAGAGACCAACTTTCTGCAGTTCCTGAACTCCGGGATGGATCCAGTGAGAGAATTGTGGGACAAATTGATGATGCTCAAGACAGGCGAATCAAAGATGCTCTCAGGGAGATTGCCAGAGAAACCATTAAGCGACGCCGAAAACCTGTACATGGTGTGAACCAGACCGAGACCTCGAGGAATTCTACCCGTGAAGCTGTTGTTGTCGATCTGAACTTGCTCGAGCCGAGAAGACGCTCCAACCAGATCGGGTAGTTCGCCCGAGAACTGGTTGTTCTCAGCTCTGAAGAGCTTTAACTCTGGCAATGACCATAAACCAGATGGAAGTTCCCCAGCGAAGCTATTGTCGTGCACTTGAAACCTCTCGAGACTCGAGCATTTCTCGATGATGTTAGGAATTGGACCAGTGAAGGAGTTATcgtgaagactgagctcgatgagaGATTTCCCATAACAAACATCAGTAGGAAATGATCCGGAAAGCATGTTCTGAGAGAGATCCAGAGTAGTCAGCTTCAGAAAGGCCAACCCAAACCCCAAGGGGATTTTCCCTGTCAAATTGTTCTGGGAAAGGTCCAAAACCTTCAGTTCACGAAGACCAAGGAAGGATTGAGGAATGGCACCATAAAGACCAGATCTTTGCATCAGAAGCCATCTCAGTTTAGCCAGTCTCCCGATTTCTTGCGGCAGTTCAGATGCCAAAGATGGGTTCTGAGACAGGTCAAGAAGGACAAGCTCACTCAAGTTTCTGAAGAGGGGAGGATGGAGGATACCTGACAACAGATTACTTCCCAAGTTTAGAACCTGGAGGCTGCCCAAAGAACCCAAGCTGAGTGGTATCTGCCCTGCGATGCGGTTCCTGCTGAGATCAAGTGTGGTGAGATTGGAGAGCAGAACTATCTGGTCAGGAAGAGTTCCCCAGAGGAGATTGTTGCTGAGGTTGAGAGTGACGAGTCCGGCGCACTCAGAGAGCTGGAGAGGGATGAGCTGGTTGAAGAAGTTGTTGGCAAGGTTGAGGTGGGAGAGCTGCGGGAGGTGGCAGATGGAAGGAGAGATGTCACCAGAGAGGTTGAGGTTGTGGAGATCAACAGAGGTAACCAGGGAAGTGGCGTTGGAGCAAGTGATGCCAGTCCAGTTACAGTGGGTTGTGGAGTTTGGGGACCAGTTGGACAGAGCCAAGGTAGGGTCCTCGATGGAGGACTTGAAGGTAAGGAGGAGGTCTGATTCAGAGGAAGAGCCGAGGGTACTGAGAAAGGAtagaaagagaggaaggaggagagtGCGGAGAGCTGAGGAGGAAGCCATGGCAGCAAGCTCTCCGGTGTTCCTTCTTCCCACTCCTTGTGTCTGCATCAGATTTGTATTCTGCTGCGAAGGAAGGATTGTGTTTGACTTCAGATGCAGTGATGCTGCGGCACTGTTTGCTGTCTCTGAGTCGCCGTGTTGGCTGTTAGATTTAGTCCTTGGGCATTAAAGGGAGACAGATACAGAGAGTCCTCCTCGGTCAGTGAATGTACTGCAGCAGTCAATCCGACTCCATTAATCGATGATCAGTTATTCATTTCAACATCATTATTGCTAAACAATTAAACATTGCAGATAAGACATGCTTGGGAtaaacaaatggagaagattacTGCTGATAGGGATGCA encodes the following:
- the LOC135588281 gene encoding probably inactive leucine-rich repeat receptor-like protein kinase At5g06940, with translation MQTQGVGRRNTGELAAMASSSALRTLLLPLFLSFLSTLGSSSESDLLLTFKSSIEDPTLALSNWSPNSTTHCNWTGITCSNATSLVTSVDLHNLNLSGDISPSICHLPQLSHLNLANNFFNQLIPLQLSECAGLVTLNLSNNLLWGTLPDQIVLLSNLTTLDLSRNRIAGQIPLSLGSLGSLQVLNLGSNLLSGILHPPLFRNLSELVLLDLSQNPSLASELPQEIGRLAKLRWLLMQRSGLYGAIPQSFLGLRELKVLDLSQNNLTGKIPLGFGLAFLKLTTLDLSQNMLSGSFPTDVCYGKSLIELSLHDNSFTGPIPNIIEKCSSLERFQVHDNSFAGELPSGLWSLPELKLFRAENNQFSGELPDLVGASSRLEQVQIDNNSFTGRIPRGLGLVHTMYRFSASLNGFSGNLPESIFDSPVLSIINLSHNSLTGSIPEFRNCRKLVSLSLADNSFTGNIPPSLGHLPVLTYIDISNNKLSGEIPLELQNLKLALFNVSFNQLSGSVPPSLVSGLPASFLQGNPGLCGPGLPNPCNVPPGRQRFNTNRLIWAVIVMSIAVGFMVLTAGLYVVYRLSRSKSNPCTWKSVFFYPLRITEEELLMALVEKNAIGEGTFGKVHVVQLLGGEFVAVKRLLNSSNLSFRKVKSEIKILAKARHRNLTKLLGFCYSKGTILLIFEYLRKGSLGDALRRPGFSFEWSLRLKLAIGSAQGLLYLHKDYVSQILHRNMKSNNILIGDDFEPKVSDFGLDRVIGETSYKSSVASELGSYCYVPPEYGCSSKKPSEEMDVYSFGVVLLELITGRPAEQPEAREMLDVVKLVRRKVNMTNGAPQILDPKISDTAQRDMLEVLELALRCTAILPEKRPSIIEVVRSLQSLEPIIYPPMCSGELLPLGQQ
- the LOC103996260 gene encoding IRK-interacting protein, encoding MPWKMLSSMDLPSGGGGVAAAAQAHGINRQHVQAAIVKAAELRALHAALLQGGSGGSPAAVRLPAGASPSVSRGASQFTVPEDYPVFTPSYEEDPLPGYHYFHPENRSLSQIWNEIGLEEGKDSEAVAFVNRSTNKLSPSISELHIPSAIENVSNGTSCANHMPPLQASSEADDVKSLGRRTESGEYTTVLTNDTCNQETVNMEVGGDRKNLKNAKSTDVSHDPEQSVKTHIKHRGSGLSWLFPKSKRKSKPEMSPKMMESEGMSQILKEWGVLSLESLKKELLEANENRDAALAEVSEMRSSLGELQQKLVSLEAYCAELKKALKHGMHPKSSQISDRSNLSKRTKAMSSNRDNSMPVSQEVMVEGFLQIVSEARLSVKQFCKMLIHQIEESDDDLPEKLNLLLQPHQMALITGKYSKGVIYHLEAFVNQTLYQDFENCVFHKNGCPKFLDPREECRENFSSFVGLRNLSWNEVLQKGTKYYSEDFSRFCDQKMSCIVSMLDWSAPWPEQLLQCFFIAAKCIWLLHLLAFSFSPPLTILRVEEDREFNPLYMEDIPLDRHRPQGATRVKIMVMPGFYVQDRVLKCRVLCRHGSVP